The following proteins come from a genomic window of Geomonas sp. RF6:
- a CDS encoding nucleotide pyrophosphohydrolase, translated as MTSQQDLLENLRRFVADRNWTQFHDPKNLSMLLASEVGELLAELRWVSNAEADSVLKQGEKRQRIEYELGDVYIALLLLAERVGIDLVSAAERKLAVNLANYPVETFYGVADRK; from the coding sequence ATGACAAGTCAGCAAGATCTTTTGGAAAACCTGAGACGCTTCGTAGCTGATAGGAATTGGACCCAATTTCATGACCCCAAAAATCTTAGCATGCTATTGGCTTCCGAAGTGGGAGAACTGTTGGCAGAACTAAGATGGGTCTCCAATGCCGAAGCAGACTCAGTACTAAAGCAAGGCGAAAAGAGGCAACGCATTGAATACGAGCTCGGTGACGTATATATCGCACTTTTGTTGCTGGCTGAACGTGTTGGAATAGATTTAGTTTCTGCTGCAGAAAGGAAACTTGCTGTAAATCTAGCAAACTATCCAGTAGAAACGTTCTATGGGGTAGCAGATCGGAAGTAG
- a CDS encoding HNH endonuclease, producing the protein MVTMIDGAKEIPGFEGLYAITRDGVVYSLPRKFSPKLLVMKEVGTYHGYVRVVLSGEDRTKLYYVHRLVAETYIPNTENKPMINHKNGIKTDNRVSNLEWVTCLENHTHAFENGRYPRQIIHPSEKIKVVEMVRQGIPIDVVGERFGLKPMGVESLLRRYREPELRQAA; encoded by the coding sequence ATGGTTACTATGATTGATGGTGCGAAAGAAATCCCTGGTTTTGAGGGGTTATATGCGATTACGAGAGATGGTGTGGTTTATAGCTTGCCAAGAAAATTTAGTCCCAAGTTGCTGGTCATGAAAGAAGTTGGGACCTACCATGGTTATGTAAGAGTCGTGTTGAGCGGGGAAGACAGAACAAAGCTATACTACGTTCACCGGTTGGTAGCTGAGACATACATCCCAAATACAGAAAATAAACCGATGATAAATCACAAGAATGGCATTAAAACAGATAATCGAGTTAGCAATTTAGAGTGGGTAACATGCCTGGAGAACCATACACATGCCTTTGAGAATGGAAGGTATCCACGGCAGATCATCCACCCCTCGGAGAAGATAAAAGTGGTTGAAATGGTAAGGCAGGGTATCCCAATTGACGTAGTAGGGGAACGGTTTGGTCTTAAACCAATGGGGGTGGAGTCCCTGTTACGAAGATATCGAGAGCCAGAGTTAAGACAGGCTGCCTAG
- a CDS encoding site-specific integrase has product MDVIKTYTAEKESGWTDKTKIEVEGVFKLLVDILGDIEITTITRPMLVELRSSLLRVPPHFYKRNPGKSVKQAVASSDGPGISIKSVNKHMARVGSLLKYCCEHGLIPNNPGTGLQLSEKQRADEERSSYSPEDIKKIVANLPLDAATPERYWIPLIGLYSGMRLNEICQLHTEDVLNVEGHWCFNINGIGDKRLKNAASARVIPLHPALIDLGFLQHVEKMKEGKYPRLWMNLEHIRLHGYTNGIGKWYQRFNREYVTEDPKKVFHSMRHTVADALKQKGVSEGIIAEILGHSHASITSGRYGKRYQPKVLLDALSQLSYEVVFPARKKRQET; this is encoded by the coding sequence ATGGATGTCATCAAGACGTACACGGCTGAAAAGGAGTCAGGCTGGACAGATAAGACCAAGATAGAGGTGGAAGGCGTCTTCAAGCTGCTGGTGGATATACTCGGCGACATTGAGATAACGACGATCACCAGACCAATGTTGGTAGAGCTGAGGTCATCGCTGCTGCGAGTACCACCACATTTCTACAAGAGGAACCCAGGCAAGTCGGTGAAGCAGGCTGTAGCGTCAAGTGACGGGCCGGGGATAAGTATTAAGTCCGTGAATAAGCATATGGCCAGGGTTGGCAGCCTCCTCAAGTACTGCTGTGAGCATGGCCTTATCCCCAATAACCCCGGTACAGGACTGCAACTGTCCGAGAAGCAGAGAGCCGACGAAGAGAGGAGCTCGTATAGCCCTGAAGACATCAAGAAGATTGTCGCTAACCTGCCACTTGATGCCGCTACGCCTGAACGATACTGGATACCGCTGATAGGCCTGTATTCGGGGATGAGGTTAAACGAGATCTGTCAGCTTCATACGGAAGACGTTCTAAATGTTGAGGGCCATTGGTGTTTCAATATCAATGGTATCGGTGACAAGCGGCTTAAGAATGCGGCAAGTGCCAGAGTTATACCTCTTCACCCGGCATTAATAGACCTTGGCTTCCTTCAGCATGTGGAAAAGATGAAGGAGGGCAAATATCCCCGGCTGTGGATGAATCTTGAGCATATACGGCTACATGGGTATACCAACGGGATCGGCAAGTGGTATCAAAGATTCAACCGCGAATACGTCACTGAAGACCCCAAGAAGGTCTTTCACAGCATGAGGCATACCGTAGCTGATGCCCTAAAGCAAAAAGGCGTCTCAGAGGGAATTATAGCCGAAATACTAGGGCATTCACACGCGAGTATTACCAGTGGTAGATATGGTAAGCGGTACCAGCCTAAGGTGCTACTGGATGCATTGTCGCAGTTGAGTTACGAAGTTGTCTTTCCTGCAAGGAAAAAACGACAAGAAACTTGA
- a CDS encoding ParB/RepB/Spo0J family partition protein, whose protein sequence is MTTTPKETALFKKGKLYSISLSDLKPDPSQPRKHIDDSELQELKQSIEVHGLLSPIIFRQDHDKNLILVAGERRFKACKSLGKTTINGIFIDTEKYDEIALVDNIQRVDLHPVDEAEAVNNLKTKYGYTQEQLGNMVGKAQNTISDILGLMALSEEIREDARGRKELSRGVLLKIARIKRPTSQKKAYDALIASLGMPKKEIKRPRLTITKKAITSSDNTLKCIKGIDLDALGDDREVFIDKLQELLHEIQNKLGSIGA, encoded by the coding sequence ATGACGACAACACCTAAAGAGACAGCTTTGTTCAAGAAAGGCAAGCTCTACAGCATTTCCCTCAGCGACCTCAAGCCTGACCCGTCTCAGCCTCGCAAGCACATAGATGATTCAGAGCTACAAGAGCTTAAGCAATCCATCGAGGTACATGGTCTTCTCTCACCTATCATTTTCAGACAGGATCACGACAAGAACCTGATCCTTGTAGCAGGAGAAAGAAGATTTAAGGCTTGCAAATCTTTAGGCAAGACCACCATCAATGGGATCTTCATTGACACCGAAAAGTACGATGAGATAGCCCTCGTGGACAATATCCAGAGGGTTGATCTGCATCCTGTCGATGAAGCTGAGGCAGTTAACAACCTCAAGACCAAGTACGGCTACACTCAAGAACAGCTAGGTAACATGGTAGGTAAGGCCCAGAACACCATATCTGATATCTTAGGGTTGATGGCCTTATCAGAGGAAATACGTGAGGATGCTAGAGGAAGGAAAGAACTTAGTAGAGGCGTATTACTCAAGATAGCCAGGATCAAAAGACCTACATCCCAGAAGAAGGCTTATGATGCCCTTATTGCCTCCCTTGGTATGCCCAAGAAGGAGATAAAGAGACCTAGACTGACTATCACCAAGAAGGCTATTACCTCTAGTGACAACACCCTTAAGTGCATTAAGGGTATAGACCTCGATGCCCTTGGTGATGATAGGGAAGTATTCATCGACAAGCTACAGGAATTGTTGCATGAGATTCAAAATAAGCTTGGGAGTATAGGTGCTTAG
- a CDS encoding DNA primase family protein: MRNIYEVMSRLAMQNVSGVPTPPVNRFSVPEDAITTDYGNCLRFVHHFGKDVFYDHHSKRWFIWNGRCWEVDSRERIKQLATESVMKIREVELPHFHDPDQKGRLTKWIAKSLNKTRINSVVEMARGELPSPGQLDKEVYLLNVQNGTVDLRTGELFPHNRDHYFTKLCEIDFSRSASCPKWHAFLNMAFQGNERLIRYFQKVIGYCLTGDTGEKCFFICWGPGGNNGKSMIINVMRDILGPDYSVMIAAETLLTRRFQNPIRTDLVRLQGHRFASASETHRQYQFDEGLIKGMSGGDAITARPLRASEVEFVPEFKLFIATNHLPKLNLNDPALVERVVIIPFLVSIPQNERNRHFKDELLAEEREGILAWAVEGSVMWANEGLGAIPLEERPAAEVSPASSIEHFVNTCCCVGEGLRCGSSALYEAYTGYHARISDGSDVIPASTFYRHLSDLGYVPDHGRAYNERVGIALTSTPTG; encoded by the coding sequence ATGCGAAATATATACGAGGTGATGTCGCGGTTGGCGATGCAAAATGTTTCAGGAGTACCTACGCCACCTGTTAATCGCTTTTCAGTTCCTGAAGATGCCATAACAACTGACTATGGGAACTGCCTTCGATTTGTTCACCATTTCGGAAAGGATGTTTTTTATGACCATCACAGTAAAAGGTGGTTTATTTGGAACGGTAGGTGCTGGGAGGTGGATTCTAGGGAACGCATCAAGCAGCTTGCGACAGAAAGCGTAATGAAAATCCGTGAAGTCGAATTGCCACACTTTCACGATCCTGATCAGAAAGGACGCCTCACAAAATGGATTGCAAAGAGCTTGAATAAGACGAGGATCAACAGTGTCGTTGAGATGGCGCGAGGTGAGTTACCATCACCAGGACAGCTAGACAAGGAGGTATATCTCCTCAATGTTCAAAATGGGACTGTTGACCTCCGTACAGGTGAACTGTTTCCACACAATAGGGATCACTATTTTACTAAACTTTGTGAAATAGATTTCAGCCGTAGCGCTTCGTGTCCAAAATGGCATGCTTTTCTTAACATGGCCTTTCAGGGAAACGAGAGGTTGATAAGGTATTTTCAGAAAGTGATCGGATACTGCTTAACGGGTGACACTGGAGAAAAATGCTTTTTCATCTGCTGGGGGCCTGGAGGAAATAACGGTAAATCAATGATTATAAACGTGATGAGGGATATTCTAGGCCCAGACTACAGTGTGATGATTGCGGCTGAGACTCTGTTGACGAGGAGATTCCAGAACCCAATCAGAACAGACTTGGTTCGGCTTCAAGGACACAGGTTTGCGTCTGCATCGGAGACGCATAGGCAGTACCAGTTTGATGAAGGACTGATCAAGGGGATGTCTGGAGGTGATGCTATTACAGCCAGACCCTTAAGAGCTTCCGAGGTAGAGTTCGTTCCAGAGTTCAAACTGTTCATAGCGACAAACCACCTCCCTAAGTTGAACTTGAACGATCCGGCTTTAGTTGAACGAGTAGTAATTATCCCGTTCCTGGTATCGATACCACAAAATGAACGTAACAGGCATTTCAAGGACGAGCTTCTAGCAGAGGAACGTGAAGGAATACTTGCATGGGCGGTAGAGGGCAGCGTAATGTGGGCCAATGAGGGCCTTGGTGCTATACCTCTGGAAGAGCGCCCTGCTGCAGAAGTTAGTCCAGCAAGCAGCATCGAACACTTTGTGAACACGTGTTGCTGCGTAGGTGAAGGTTTGCGGTGTGGCTCCTCGGCGTTGTATGAAGCATATACCGGATACCATGCTCGGATTTCGGACGGCAGCGATGTTATACCTGCGAGTACGTTTTACCGTCATCTTAGTGATCTAGGTTACGTTCCCGATCATGGAAGAGCTTATAACGAACGGGTGGGAATTGCTCTCACATCAACACCAACCGGTTAG
- a CDS encoding HNH endonuclease, whose amino-acid sequence MLSPEAKSLLNYLVSQLKAGYVKPGKPETYLSYSNVHNALGLSMRGQTVGQSLEHQGMRELAEWIYEKGYPAITGVIITQISFMPGRGYFEVYGKKDEDFAWWESEIRKAADFNWEVVDSRFDNNEVIYPDDVPKEIIHKEGASKTVRVNIYERDVDARRKCIAHYGFKCAACGVSMEQLYGVIGMNYIHVHHLVPISSIGTEYIVDPIKDLRPVCPNCHSMIHRDPNNVLSIEQVKVSMFEARKIV is encoded by the coding sequence GTGCTAAGTCCTGAAGCTAAGAGTTTGCTCAACTACCTCGTCTCACAGCTTAAAGCTGGTTATGTAAAGCCAGGTAAACCAGAAACTTACTTGTCTTACAGTAACGTACATAACGCATTAGGCTTGTCTATGAGGGGACAGACCGTCGGGCAAAGCCTTGAACATCAAGGCATGCGTGAGCTTGCAGAATGGATATACGAGAAAGGATATCCCGCTATAACGGGCGTCATTATTACTCAAATTTCCTTTATGCCCGGAAGGGGATACTTTGAGGTTTACGGTAAAAAAGATGAGGATTTTGCGTGGTGGGAGAGTGAGATACGGAAGGCTGCAGATTTCAATTGGGAAGTTGTAGACTCTCGTTTTGACAATAACGAAGTAATATATCCAGACGATGTGCCAAAAGAAATTATACATAAAGAAGGCGCTTCAAAAACTGTGCGAGTAAATATTTATGAAAGAGACGTTGATGCTCGACGTAAATGTATTGCTCACTACGGTTTTAAATGCGCTGCATGTGGAGTCAGTATGGAGCAGCTGTACGGAGTCATAGGCATGAACTACATTCATGTTCACCATTTGGTCCCGATCTCCTCAATAGGTACGGAATATATAGTAGACCCTATAAAGGATTTGAGGCCCGTCTGTCCTAACTGTCATTCCATGATTCATAGAGATCCTAACAATGTATTGTCGATAGAACAGGTTAAGGTGTCAATGTTTGAAGCAAGGAAAATAGTGTAA
- a CDS encoding HNH endonuclease: MIALSPTDTNWFQFLRKRPEISVVNFWTPTDWNIATLHKGDYWYFVLKGSEPRKIGGGGRFLRYELISASEAWKRYDIGNGAASYDDMVGRLNAYRDKRSQETSDRDPKIGCILLDQCIFLPDLHQKTPSDYGLEFPPQIVKYKTFKTSPIDLVKQAPPANALLAETDGDSFPSSEEDARKKTMASIVRRQGQPQFRQALMSAYGGKCAITGCDSSDALEAAHITPYLGAHTNTVPNGILLRADIHTLFDLGKITISPHDFRVILHPELRAGHYSYLTGKMVSVPKDKTLWPARPALEKHKRESGL, encoded by the coding sequence GTGATTGCTCTTTCTCCGACTGATACAAATTGGTTTCAGTTTCTCCGGAAACGTCCTGAAATTTCAGTGGTAAACTTCTGGACTCCGACTGACTGGAATATAGCCACTTTACACAAAGGTGACTACTGGTACTTCGTTCTTAAGGGCAGTGAACCTAGAAAGATTGGAGGAGGGGGGCGTTTCCTTCGTTATGAATTGATTTCAGCAAGTGAGGCTTGGAAGCGTTATGACATTGGAAATGGCGCTGCAAGTTATGACGATATGGTTGGTAGGCTCAATGCTTACAGGGATAAACGATCTCAAGAAACGTCCGATCGTGACCCAAAAATAGGTTGCATTCTCCTTGACCAGTGCATATTCCTTCCTGATCTCCACCAAAAAACGCCCTCAGATTATGGGCTTGAGTTTCCACCTCAGATAGTTAAATACAAAACTTTCAAGACTTCTCCAATTGACCTCGTCAAACAGGCTCCACCAGCAAATGCCCTGTTAGCGGAGACTGATGGTGACTCTTTCCCTAGTAGTGAAGAAGACGCTAGGAAGAAAACTATGGCGTCAATAGTAAGGCGACAAGGGCAACCGCAGTTTCGGCAGGCGCTGATGAGCGCCTATGGTGGTAAATGTGCTATCACAGGCTGTGATTCCTCTGATGCCCTTGAAGCTGCCCATATTACGCCCTATTTAGGGGCGCACACCAACACTGTGCCAAATGGAATCTTGCTTAGGGCCGATATCCACACCCTGTTTGATCTCGGAAAGATCACGATATCTCCACATGACTTTAGAGTGATACTTCATCCAGAGCTTCGAGCAGGGCATTACAGCTATTTGACTGGGAAAATGGTCTCTGTACCTAAAGACAAAACGCTATGGCCAGCGAGACCTGCGCTTGAAAAGCATAAAAGAGAGAGTGGGCTATGA
- a CDS encoding JAB domain-containing protein yields MTIDTLFGPAEVPATKPRTIKLKTIKAVYETITVAEGTGNYLSSKIRYTSPTQVFDTFAFLKDETKEYFIALHLDGKNRILAVDICSIGSLNQSIVHPREVYKTALLSSAAAIILIHNHPSGDPIPSTEDMEVTRRLRDAGDLVGIKVLDHIVIGDSYYSFSERGVI; encoded by the coding sequence ATGACTATAGATACCCTGTTCGGACCAGCAGAAGTCCCGGCGACCAAGCCCAGGACCATCAAACTCAAGACGATCAAGGCAGTATATGAAACTATCACGGTAGCGGAGGGAACCGGCAACTACCTGTCATCGAAGATCCGCTACACGTCACCTACGCAAGTTTTTGATACCTTCGCCTTCCTGAAGGACGAGACAAAGGAGTACTTCATTGCTTTGCACCTGGACGGTAAGAATCGGATCTTGGCGGTGGACATATGCAGCATCGGCAGCTTGAATCAGAGCATTGTCCATCCCAGAGAGGTTTACAAGACTGCACTCCTGTCTTCGGCAGCAGCTATCATCTTGATCCACAACCATCCTTCAGGTGATCCCATACCAAGCACTGAAGACATGGAGGTTACCCGTAGGCTGCGGGACGCTGGCGATCTTGTGGGTATCAAGGTGCTTGACCATATTGTGATCGGAGACAGCTATTACTCGTTTTCAGAGAGAGGTGTCATATGA
- a CDS encoding thermonuclease family protein, translated as MQFRTPPPTASHSFLSSWFVTFLVPLLLVFPNSSLAKNPIRSIQGTVSKVTDGDSITVNDILGTKVKVRLYGIDAPETEKSNTKTGKVSSPGQPYANQAWEALGNKVYHQAVRLDVMSIDRYKRLVCLVWIGSRSINREMVAEGWAWAYREYLGGAYSSEYVSAEDRARNNKLGLWQQYNPQPPWEFRKYVRMKRSL; from the coding sequence TTGCAGTTCAGAACTCCACCCCCTACTGCATCGCACAGTTTTCTCTCCTCCTGGTTCGTCACGTTTCTTGTACCTCTTCTTTTAGTTTTTCCAAATTCCTCACTGGCGAAAAATCCGATCCGCTCCATACAGGGCACCGTCAGCAAAGTAACAGACGGAGATTCCATAACGGTTAACGATATTCTTGGTACGAAGGTCAAAGTGCGCCTTTATGGCATAGATGCACCTGAGACTGAAAAGTCAAATACAAAAACTGGAAAGGTATCAAGTCCTGGACAACCCTATGCGAATCAAGCATGGGAAGCTTTGGGCAATAAGGTTTACCATCAGGCTGTGCGTCTTGATGTAATGAGTATAGATCGCTACAAACGGCTCGTTTGTTTAGTTTGGATTGGGAGTCGGAGTATCAACAGAGAAATGGTTGCTGAGGGATGGGCATGGGCCTACAGGGAGTATTTGGGTGGCGCGTATAGTTCTGAATACGTAAGTGCAGAGGACAGAGCTAGAAATAATAAATTGGGCCTTTGGCAACAGTACAACCCTCAGCCTCCGTGGGAATTCAGGAAATATGTACGAATGAAAAGAAGCCTGTAG
- a CDS encoding ArdC family protein produces the protein MNVYEVINTRIMELLAQGTVPWRKTWNATTNQPKNLITKKDYRGVNVFLLACMPYSSPYWLTFKQAQDKGGFVRKGEKSTPVVFWKWLDRKDANVEGEEAVTGNGKIPMLRYYSVFNLEQVDGIEPPPATETVHRFTFIEQAEQIIAGMPMKPTVHYGGHRASYSPLLDVVKMPKPEAFETPTDFYATYLHELTHATGHASRLGRKGILEPSYFGSHEYSKEELVAEMGATFLCAHAGIEQPIIENSAAYIQGWLRNLKNDKTLLVHAAAQAQKASDYILNVMPHEDLAD, from the coding sequence ATGAACGTCTACGAGGTCATCAACACTCGCATTATGGAACTGTTAGCCCAAGGGACAGTACCCTGGCGCAAGACCTGGAACGCTACCACCAATCAACCTAAGAACCTGATTACCAAGAAGGACTATCGCGGTGTCAACGTGTTCCTTCTGGCATGCATGCCCTATAGCTCGCCGTACTGGCTAACCTTCAAGCAAGCCCAGGACAAAGGCGGCTTCGTGCGTAAAGGCGAGAAGTCTACACCTGTCGTGTTCTGGAAGTGGCTGGACCGTAAGGATGCCAATGTTGAAGGCGAGGAAGCTGTCACGGGTAATGGCAAGATTCCCATGCTCAGGTACTACTCAGTGTTCAACCTGGAGCAGGTAGATGGAATTGAGCCACCACCGGCAACGGAGACAGTTCACCGGTTCACTTTTATTGAGCAGGCAGAGCAGATCATAGCTGGCATGCCGATGAAGCCGACTGTTCACTACGGTGGCCACAGAGCATCATACTCACCCTTGCTCGATGTAGTAAAAATGCCAAAGCCTGAAGCATTTGAGACACCTACCGACTTCTATGCAACGTACCTGCACGAGCTTACGCATGCTACCGGTCACGCGAGCAGGTTAGGGCGCAAGGGTATCCTTGAGCCTTCATACTTCGGTAGCCACGAGTACAGCAAGGAGGAACTTGTTGCCGAAATGGGGGCTACCTTTTTGTGTGCTCATGCTGGCATCGAGCAACCGATCATCGAGAACAGTGCTGCTTATATCCAGGGCTGGCTACGTAACCTCAAGAACGATAAGACGCTTCTGGTGCATGCAGCAGCACAGGCTCAGAAGGCGTCCGACTACATCTTGAATGTTATGCCGCATGAAGACTTAGCAGACTAA
- a CDS encoding HNH endonuclease produces MKEVASSLQKDSLVIPREIKRDHLLYAIKEIDSDGVPPERESTVWLLRHEGKDYPPKYVISIAGKYALGYEYSHEKFSGGPRTNSFLRDRGFEIISKQGVKSFSWKIVDDNNVTKILDKSSFLHRGTGIPQEIRSFFLEGQLGPGERVDITLAVGGEVYSANITMESQGTARTRLFWDAAFTSLLHTSYPHHLRQYQTDQQPSKQIVMQLGRINGYRSYAVMFGAKVSEQDITKDVEAEQVEDVGPRLEGGVKEYYGRRYERDAINRQKAIEHHGLACNICGFNFEKMYGERGSGYIEVHHIKPISTFGKEQHVDPRTDLITVCCNCHRMIHRRSDEMLSVDDVKGIILKRYP; encoded by the coding sequence TTGAAGGAAGTTGCCAGCAGTCTGCAAAAGGACTCATTAGTGATACCAAGAGAGATAAAAAGGGACCACCTTTTATATGCAATAAAAGAAATTGACTCTGACGGGGTCCCTCCAGAAAGGGAATCTACTGTGTGGCTACTGCGACATGAGGGAAAGGATTATCCGCCCAAATACGTCATATCCATTGCTGGAAAGTATGCGCTGGGGTATGAATACAGCCACGAAAAATTCTCGGGTGGACCGAGAACTAATAGCTTCCTTAGAGACAGAGGGTTTGAAATCATATCAAAACAAGGAGTTAAGTCTTTCTCTTGGAAAATTGTAGATGACAACAATGTTACGAAAATCTTAGACAAATCGTCCTTCCTACATCGAGGTACTGGTATTCCACAGGAGATAAGATCATTTTTCCTAGAAGGACAACTTGGTCCTGGGGAGAGGGTGGACATCACACTGGCTGTCGGAGGCGAGGTATATTCTGCCAATATAACGATGGAATCTCAGGGAACCGCACGTACCCGGCTCTTCTGGGATGCCGCCTTTACCTCGCTGCTACACACATCATACCCGCATCACCTCCGCCAGTACCAAACAGATCAACAGCCGAGCAAGCAAATCGTGATGCAATTGGGACGTATTAATGGCTATCGCTCCTATGCAGTAATGTTTGGGGCGAAGGTATCGGAACAGGATATAACCAAAGATGTTGAGGCTGAGCAGGTAGAAGACGTGGGCCCTAGGCTGGAGGGTGGAGTAAAGGAGTATTACGGCAGAAGATATGAGCGTGATGCCATCAACCGCCAGAAGGCCATAGAGCATCACGGCTTAGCATGTAACATATGTGGCTTTAATTTTGAAAAGATGTATGGGGAGAGAGGTAGTGGTTACATAGAGGTCCATCATATTAAACCAATCAGCACGTTTGGGAAAGAACAGCATGTTGATCCGAGAACAGATCTAATTACAGTTTGCTGCAATTGTCATAGAATGATACACCGCCGGTCGGATGAGATGCTCTCAGTAGACGATGTGAAAGGAATTATTCTCAAAAGATATCCATAA
- a CDS encoding retron Ec67 family RNA-directed DNA polymerase/endonuclease: MSSLEKLKKAVTLSDLAVLLGYKPKAVSYILYKLSLEEKYTVFTIPKKGGGERTIKAPTEQLKRLQKRLADHLGKCYEEIYTKGPHKNPLCHAFRKKFSIVTNAENHVNRRHVFNADIKDFFPTIHFGRVRGFFIKNVHFTLEPKVATVIAQIACCGDELPQGSPCSPVISNLVAGHLDIRMATLAKKAKCTYSRYADDLTFSTNRKEFPDLIAVLKEGSDKEWTAGPGLLKELKRADFTINERKTSLQNSTGRQIATGLVVNDKVNVRREYYKQARSMCYSLFLNGDFYRGSHHVSTIEQPVASSDVQAEASAEKHAKSGTLNYLEGVLSYIYSVKASHDQRKTCAKRSYPSAVMKLYRQFLHYKHFFVLQKPLIICEGKTDVIYLKCALRQLGKSHPSLIKLNGKEFVYEVSFLNMSKNLKEVFAMSEGTPGLASIMENFHKNMAGFEGEGKKHPVILLVDNDSGAKEIKKKIDHKNPAKTFHRYADNLYVILIPNKPGQEETAIEHLFDAKTLSTTIDGKKFNSSAELNPKTEYGKIVFAEKVIKANQQNIDFSGFDSILQQFEAVIVDYNKQQTQSVTS, translated from the coding sequence ATGTCATCTCTTGAAAAGCTGAAAAAAGCAGTTACTCTCAGCGATCTAGCAGTCCTTCTTGGTTATAAGCCTAAAGCAGTATCTTACATACTATACAAGCTCTCGCTTGAAGAAAAATATACAGTATTTACCATACCCAAGAAGGGTGGTGGTGAGCGTACAATAAAAGCACCTACAGAGCAGTTAAAGCGATTACAGAAACGCTTGGCTGATCATCTAGGCAAGTGCTATGAGGAAATATATACCAAAGGTCCTCATAAGAATCCTTTATGTCACGCTTTCAGAAAAAAATTTTCTATTGTGACAAATGCGGAAAATCATGTCAATAGACGGCATGTTTTTAATGCGGATATCAAAGACTTCTTTCCCACAATCCATTTTGGCAGAGTGAGAGGATTTTTTATTAAGAATGTGCACTTCACGCTTGAGCCTAAAGTGGCAACCGTCATTGCTCAAATAGCTTGTTGTGGGGACGAACTGCCTCAGGGGAGTCCATGTTCTCCAGTGATATCAAACCTTGTGGCCGGGCACTTAGATATAAGAATGGCTACGTTGGCTAAAAAGGCCAAGTGTACATATTCGAGATATGCAGATGACTTAACATTTTCAACCAATCGCAAAGAATTTCCAGATCTTATTGCTGTTCTAAAAGAAGGAAGTGACAAAGAATGGACAGCAGGTCCAGGGCTGTTGAAAGAACTTAAGCGAGCTGATTTTACGATTAATGAAAGGAAAACATCATTACAAAATTCCACCGGGAGACAAATTGCCACTGGGCTTGTAGTCAATGACAAGGTAAACGTCCGGCGTGAATACTACAAACAAGCTAGATCAATGTGTTACTCCCTGTTTTTGAACGGTGACTTTTACAGGGGGAGTCATCATGTCAGCACAATTGAACAACCTGTAGCGAGCAGTGATGTTCAGGCGGAAGCAAGTGCTGAGAAGCATGCAAAAAGTGGCACTTTAAATTACTTGGAGGGTGTACTCAGTTACATTTACAGTGTTAAAGCATCTCACGACCAGCGGAAGACTTGCGCTAAAAGGAGCTACCCTTCAGCTGTAATGAAGTTGTATAGGCAGTTTCTTCATTACAAACATTTTTTTGTATTACAAAAGCCCCTTATAATATGCGAAGGAAAAACAGATGTCATATATTTGAAATGCGCCTTGAGGCAATTAGGTAAAAGCCACCCTAGTTTAATCAAGTTAAATGGCAAAGAATTTGTGTATGAAGTAAGCTTTCTGAATATGAGTAAAAATCTTAAGGAAGTTTTTGCTATGTCAGAAGGTACGCCTGGGCTAGCCAGTATAATGGAGAATTTCCATAAAAATATGGCAGGCTTTGAAGGTGAGGGTAAAAAACATCCTGTTATTCTGCTTGTCGATAACGATTCAGGTGCCAAAGAAATTAAGAAGAAGATTGATCACAAAAACCCCGCAAAAACATTTCATCGTTATGCTGATAATCTTTATGTCATACTAATTCCTAATAAACCTGGACAAGAAGAAACGGCTATAGAGCATCTGTTCGACGCAAAAACGTTATCGACTACGATTGACGGAAAGAAGTTTAACAGTAGTGCCGAGCTTAATCCAAAAACAGAGTACGGAAAGATAGTTTTTGCAGAAAAGGTGATAAAAGCAAATCAGCAAAACATAGATTTCAGTGGATTTGACAGTATTTTGCAACAGTTCGAAGCTGTAATTGTAGACTATAACAAACAACAAACTCAAAGTGTTACATCCTAA